The region TCTAAAGAAGAGGGGCTTTCTAATTTCCTTGCCGAGGATTGGTATCAAAAGCGATGCTTTATCGACCATTTCTTTCACGGCGATGTGACCCTTGAAAAGTTCGGTTCGTCCCGTTTCGGCGAAGAAGGGGATTTTGTTAACGAGCCGTACACGGTTTCGGTTAATCAGGACTTAGGGCTGGTCTCGCTACAGCGCCATGGAAATCTTTGGAGATCTGCCGGGGTGACTCCAGTAAGCGTTTCAAAAAATTACTCGTTCAATCCTGATAGTGATGTCATAAAGGTTTCCTATGAATTATGCGCTCCACAATCCGAGGGGATAGACACCATTTTTGTGGTAGAAAATAATTTTACATTTCAAGCCGGCCATGCCGACGACCGATATATGCTCATCGACGGCAAGAGACCTGAAAATTCATTCCTGGATTCGATCGGACGCTACCGCGAATGTCAATCGGTAACCATGGCGGATGAATATCTGGGACTTGGCGCACGATTGGCTTCGGATGTGCCCGCTGAAATCTGGCATACCCCAATTTTCACAGTTTCACTCTCTGAAAGCGGATTTGAGAGAGTCTATCAGGGCACGACTATCCTTGCATTATATAGTCTGCGGCTCTCCCACCGGCCTATACGGTTTGAACTGAGCCTCCAAGCTGGTGACCTCAAGAAATTATTGTCAAATTCCATCAAACTCGAAGCGGTTGAAAGCCACTAAGGGGTAGTTTTCCGCCTGAAAACGGTATATGACAGGCCAGAAGCAGGATTGGTAATAATTACTTTGTCATTTTAGCGGCTTAAACGTATCATTTTGTAATGTTGCAGGAATTAGCCGGAATTATCCCCCGTTGCCGAAATGCGGTAGTCCTTACAGGAGCTGGGATCTCAGCCGAATCGGGCGTCCCCACATTTAGAGGCAGCCAAGGGCTGTGGGGAAAGTTCAAACCCGAAGAGCTTGCAACAATCGAGGCCTTTACTGCAAACCCAAAAATTGTCTGGGAATGGTACAACTGGCGGAGAGAACTTGTCGCCAGAATCACTCCAAATCCCGGCCATTACGCATTCGTCGCTCTGGCTGAACATTTTACTCGGTTCACATTGATAACACAAAACGTTGACGGCCTACATCAGTCAGCCGGATCTTCCGATGTGCTTGAACTGCATGGCAATATCAGCCGGAATAAATGTGTGCTCTGTCCCATACCAATCAATATAGATTACAGTGTTGACCCTTCGCATATTCCACAATGCAAATGCGGAGGGATGATACGCCCCGATGTTGTTTGGTTCGGAGAATTTCTGCCAGAGCATGTAGTTGAGAACGCCTTCGAAAAGGCTAGTCAATCAGACATCTTCTTCACTATTGGGACATCGGCGTTAGTCCACCCGGCAGCATCTCTCGCTTTGGTAGCAAAACAGCATGGGGCGATAATTGTAGAGATAAACCCTGAAGAGACGGCCATTTCGAAGCTTGCCGATTTTCGATTTGCTTCAAAATCGGGGGAACTATTGCCAGAGTTGGTAGCGTTGTTAGCTCAGGAACCCTCATGGACTTAGAAAAACATTCTGCCTTAGACCCCAATCCGGCCAAAGATCAACCTTGTGCAGTTTCTCGGTGCCCACACCATCGGCATCATGGAAGCAGGCAAATTGTTGTCATAGCCCTCATTTCACTTCTACTACTGCTCTTAGGCGGCTGTGGAGTCTATTTTAACACTTTTTTCAATGCAAAAAAGTCGTTCGGCTCCGCTGAGAAGTCGCGAAAGAAAAGTGTCGCGGGACTTTCTGGACAAAATGATTACAAAATCGCAATTGAAAAGTCCCTAAAAGTTATCGAGAACCATACTGGCTCAAAATACTATGATGACGCGCTGTATATTTTGGCAGCGTCATATTTTCATTCAAAGCAGTATGCCAAAGCGGAGCGGCGGTTCAGTGAGCTCATTGCCAATTACCCTGAGAATGATCGTATCCGCGAATCCGAACTTTATTTGGCCAAATCAAAGCTGGAACTCGGCGACATAGGCGATGCTATGGCGCTGTTTGGCGCTATCTTTGATTCAGAATCTGACAGAGACTACAAAGCCGAGGCCGCGATGGCCCTAAGCGAATATTATTTCGAAGAAAAGAACTTTGAGGATGCACAAAGCTATCTTCTTGCGGTCCGCGATTCATTGGGAAGCGAGGGACAGAAGCGGCTTGCCCAAAAAATGATTGCCGAAGGTTATATCAGTACCTATCGCTTCAACGATGGCCTGAAAGCATGCATTCAGCTTCTTGGAATGACTCCAGATAAAGATATGGAATATTTTGCGCTCTTTAATGCCGCAGAATGCGCCTACCGTCTCCAGCGTGTGAAAGACGGACAAGCGTATCTCTCCAAACTAATGGACAACCAGCTCTATTTTGATTCACTCAGCTATTTACAGTTGAAAGTTGCCGAGGGGTACGAAATCGAAGAAGACCTTGAACTGGCCGAGGCGACATATCAGACAGTAGTGGAGAAATCAGAGAACCCACTCGCTCTTGCCGAAGCATACTACCGCCTCGGTCTGACATATCAATACGACTATGACAAACTTACAGATGCAAAAGAGTATTACGATAAAGCAGTCAAGGCTCAAGCATCTTCGGAACCAGGCAGAGCGGCGCTCCAACATTCATCTGATATCGGAAAACTCGAACGATACTCCAAGGCAAGGACTTTGGATACAAGCGCTACTGAGGAAGCCATCAATGAAGTGGCACAGACGCAGTTTCTCCTGGCCGAGCTGTTTTGGTTTCAGCTAAACAAGCCGGATTCGGCAATGGCCGAACTTCGCTATCTCATTGATTCGTTCCCGACCTCGGAAAGCGCGCCGGCGGCGATGATAAGTCTCGCCCAAATGTACCGTGATCACACACTTGATACCACAAGCTCGGATTCTGTGCTCCGACTTATGCTTGCGACATACCCCCGGTCGGATGATGCCCCCTATGCCCTTGAGTTGCTCAACCTTCTCGGAAGTCCCGCCGACACGGGTTATGCATCGCATTATATTCTAAAAGCGGAGTATTTTATTGTAGACGATTTCAATCTGGATTCAGCCAGAGCGTATTATGGTCAGGTTATCGAGAGATTCCCTGACTCGAAACATGCGACTCAAGCTCGCTTTAATCTCATCTGGCTTACCGAGCAGTATGAACATCCAGGCGATTCTTCGCTCGTATTTGCCTATCAAGAATTTTTAGACTCGTTTCCACGGAGTCCCATGGCGCTTGATGTTCAACGCTGGATGGGAGGGTTGGGCCGTTCTGCTGGGCGAGATCGCCCGATAGCTGACCGCAACAATGATGACCGTCAATCGCCCGCTGATACACTGCGGACTGACGGCGTAGATCTGCCTCCGGAAGACAGCATTTTCACGGATAGGGATCGTGATGACGAAGTTCTTGATTATGGGGAACAGCAGTTTGTGAACATTTATATCAGCCCGGACAAGGACACAATTATCCTTCTCAATTCACAGCCTGTTAAGATTGACAAGGCTTTCGAATTTCCGGCTGATGCCTATAGTATTCAACAGGATGAGTTTAGACTTTATTTTCAGGTTCTACTTGATTTTACCGGAAAAGTTCTCAATCATATCCTCAAAGTGCCTACGATAAATGATGAACTCAACGACCGCGCTTCGATAACTGTGGCGTCAATGACATTTGACCCGGTAAAGGTCTCACAGCAGGTATTCAGTGTGAGCGTACCCAAGTCGAGTGACGATCTGGGGCATTGGTTTGTCTATGAGTACCGAGTAAAGAGGCCGGATTTTCTTAAATGAGTAAACTGACGTGCGAAAGCACGCCGCTGGTAAAAAGCCGAGACTTAAAGAATACCTACTATTCCTACACATTCGGGCCGTATCCCCGTATAGCGGATTGTCGGCCCGGTCAATTTATCCATTTACAACTGCCCACTCGCGATATCTACTTCCGTCGTCCGATGTCCATTGCATCTGTCGACCTCAAAAAGAAGGAAGTAGAGATTATCTTCAAGATTTTCGGGCATGGAACAAGTCTGCTGGCCACCCATCATGTCAATGAATCGGTCAACATACTCGGCCCGCTCGGCGTTCCTTTCACATTACCCAGGAAAAATGAGACAGCAATCATGATTGCCGGGGGAATCGGCTTTCCCCCGCTTCTCTTTTTGGCCAAAGATATGATAAAACGCGGCCACAATCCTAAATTGATCGAGTTCTTCTACGGCGGTCGAAGTTCCGCAGATATTGTCGAGCGGAGCCGGCTCCGAAAACTTGGAGTCAATTTTCATCCGGTCACTGATGATGGTTCATTCGGTGAGGAAGGATTTGTGACCGATTCGGTAGCCAGATTTTTGAGTCGACACAAGGGGACGCAGAATTATCGCATCTACGGCTGCGGTCCTGAAGCAATGCTGAAAGCCACAGATACCCTTGGACTTACTCACACAATTCCCGGCCAACTTTCTCTCGAAGCCCCGATGCCATGCGGATTCGGCGTCTGTCTCGGCTGTGTTGTGCCGCTTCGCGGTGGCGGCCATGCCCGGGTTTGTGTCGATGGCCCAGTCTTTGAGATTGGCCAGGTGCTTCTGTGACCCCTGACCTGCGCATTACCCTTGCCGGAGTCGAATTCACAAATCCAATCATGACTGCATCCGGTTGCTGCGGATACGGCGAAGAACTCGCTCGCGTATTCCCCCTGTCAAAGTTGGGCGCGCTGGTCACAAAAACAATCACGCCTCTTCCTCGCCTCGGTCATCCGACACCCCGCACGGCAGAAACCCCGAGCGGAATGCTCAATGCCATTGGTCTGGCCAATGTTGGTATCGATGCCTTCATCACCGACAAAATCCCCTTTTTACAGAAACAGAAAACGAAGACAATCGTCAATGTCGGCGGTGCGACAGTTCAGGAATACGTCGACCTTTGTGCGCGACTCAATGACTTTGAATCAGTCCACATGGTTGAACTGAATCTCGGCTGTCCGAATGTGAACGAGGGCGGCATGGAATTCGGCGCTGACCCAAAAATGACCGAAAGAACAGTCGCTGAGGTCAAAAAAGTTTTCCGACGGCCGGTCATTGCCAAACTCACACCGAATGTCACCAGTATCAGCCAGATCGCGCTTGCTGCCGAACAAGGCGGCGCGGATATTCTCTCCATTATCAATTCACTGGTTGGTACCTCCATTGATATTAATACCTGGAAGCCGAGACTAACCTTCAATCGAGGCGGGTTAACAGGCCCGGCGATTAAACCGATCGCGTTGGCGATGGTCGATGCCGTCTACCGCAAATGCAAGCTTCCCATTATCGGAATCGGCGGTATAACGAATGCCAATGATGTTATAGAGTTTCTCTTGTGCGGCGCAAGCGCGGTCCAGGTCGGTACTGCGCTTTTTGTCGAGCCGGACGGGCCAGTCACTATTCTCAGGGAGCTTACAGCCTATATGAAAAAACGAAAATTGGGGACTTTGAACGATCTTATCGGCAAAGTTGAAAAATATTAACGATAGTGCCAATAAATAAACAGGTGATAAATAATGAGCGTAGTTAAAGACCTTCAACGAATACAGCAAAAAAACAGATCGATGATCTGTCTTGGACTCGATTTGGATGCTAAACTCATGCCCGGAGATTACGGGGCATCGATTAAAGGGATGTTCGAGTTTGCCCACCGGATTATCGATGCCACAGCCGATCTTGTATGCGCCTATAAACCGAACCTTGCGTTTTTTGAACACCATGGTTCCGAAGGACTGTCATTGCTTCGCCTGATAGTCGAACGCATCCCTCCGGAAATCCCGGTTATTCTTGATGCTAAACGCGGAGATATCGGCAACACCGCCGCCCATTACGCTGAGTTTTTATTTAATTATCTCAAAGGACACTGGGTGACCATCAACCCATACATGGGCTATGATTCGATGCGCCCATTTTTGGAATACAAAGATAAAGGCGCATTCGTTCTTTGTCTGACCAGCAATCCAGGCTCGAATGACTTTCAGCAGTTGAATGTGGACGGCAAACCGCTCTATCAGGTTGTCGCCGAAAAAATGTCATACTGGAATAAAGACCAAAATTGCGGACTTGTGGTGGGTGCGACACACCCTGACCAGCTCCGCCAGATTCGAACTATCGCAGGCGATATGCCGCTCTTGATCCCGGGTGTTGGCGCCCAAGGCGGATCGCTCGAAGAGGCCGCCATACTCGGAACCGATGGTTTCCGCAAAACGGCCATCATCAATGTCAGCCGCTCGGTGCTGTATGCGTCGTCGGAAAATGATTTTGCGCAGAAGGCCCGCTCGGAACTGAGTATTCTCAATACGACAATTTATAAGCTTCGTCAGGGTCACCCGACTGATGTCGAAGAGTCCGCCGGCCAATCTGCTTCGGCGCCGACGTCGGAACCAAATCAAAATCAGTAATCTCTGTGTGAGACCACAGTGACGGAGCCAGAGAATCCTGTATTGATCTTCGTGCGGGGCGTCTCTGCCCCACACCTGAGCAGGATGAACTGAGATTGCCGTCCGCCGCGGCGGACCCGCCGTGGAGGGTCGTTCCGCTTGAGAAAGCGGGACTCCTCATAACGACGTAATGGGAATGTCTGCTTATATATCGGGTACCTCGCTCCGCCATCGGCTTGCGGTGTGATCTTCCCCTGTTCCGTCAGGTCTTGCCGACTTACATAGGCAGTGGTGCTGAGGCTTCCGAAGTCCGCCCGCGGCGGATGACCTGACGGTCTTTCCAAACAATGAGAAAGACCCGCCGGGCCGAAGCGGACACGCGCTCAAACATCGCCGCCTGCATTGACAATGCCTACCGTCCCAATTCAAAGGCTAATATCGAATAAATAAAATCATCATGGAATTCACCGTTGTAAAAATGGTGCGCGCGGAGCACGCCGTCGCGTTTGAAGCCGCATGACTCCAATAGCTGAACTGATGGAATATTTACAGATGCCGTCTGGGCGTGGACTTTGTGCAATCCAAGATTTCTGAATAGATACCGGCACAATACCAATATTGATTCTCGCGCGTATCCTTTTCTTCGCTGGTCAGGATCAACCAGATAGCCTATCTCAGCCGAGCGGTTCATCGGATTGTAATTGAAATATCGAATCCGCGCGATCGGTGTGTTATCCTTTTTGCGGATTGTAATATATGAGACAGTCTCCACTGTGCGCTCTTTCTTGCGGTATATCTCGGCGGCCTCAGATGCCGTCATCATAACAAACGGCTCACATGTTTGCAAATGCGGATCAGATTGTATCAGCCAGTGGTGAGTCTGGGCGATATCGTCAGGAGTTACAATTCGCAGATATATTTCATCGCCAACAAGCGATGGCAGCGTTGGGTAGACAGGTTCAGCCATACAAGACCAATCGCAATCAGGCGTATTTTTTTATTAACTGTGGAAGCATTTCATGGTAGAGGGCAATCGCGGCATGGATGGCATGCACGGCATCGATCCGTCCGCGGAAATTTTCAACCACTACTTCTTTATTCTCAAGAATCTTATAATCTTCAAAAAAACGCTGCAGCTCTTTTATGATATGACGCGGAAGCGCGGAAATGTCATCGTAGCCGTTGTAAGCCGGGTCATTGGCATGAACCGAGATGATTTTATCATCGCG is a window of Candidatus Zixiibacteriota bacterium DNA encoding:
- a CDS encoding GNAT family protein, whose translation is MAEPVYPTLPSLVGDEIYLRIVTPDDIAQTHHWLIQSDPHLQTCEPFVMMTASEAAEIYRKKERTVETVSYITIRKKDNTPIARIRYFNYNPMNRSAEIGYLVDPDQRRKGYARESILVLCRYLFRNLGLHKVHAQTASVNIPSVQLLESCGFKRDGVLRAHHFYNGEFHDDFIYSILAFELGR
- a CDS encoding NAD-dependent deacylase, with amino-acid sequence MLQELAGIIPRCRNAVVLTGAGISAESGVPTFRGSQGLWGKFKPEELATIEAFTANPKIVWEWYNWRRELVARITPNPGHYAFVALAEHFTRFTLITQNVDGLHQSAGSSDVLELHGNISRNKCVLCPIPINIDYSVDPSHIPQCKCGGMIRPDVVWFGEFLPEHVVENAFEKASQSDIFFTIGTSALVHPAASLALVAKQHGAIIVEINPEETAISKLADFRFASKSGELLPELVALLAQEPSWT
- a CDS encoding tetratricopeptide repeat protein yields the protein MDLEKHSALDPNPAKDQPCAVSRCPHHRHHGSRQIVVIALISLLLLLLGGCGVYFNTFFNAKKSFGSAEKSRKKSVAGLSGQNDYKIAIEKSLKVIENHTGSKYYDDALYILAASYFHSKQYAKAERRFSELIANYPENDRIRESELYLAKSKLELGDIGDAMALFGAIFDSESDRDYKAEAAMALSEYYFEEKNFEDAQSYLLAVRDSLGSEGQKRLAQKMIAEGYISTYRFNDGLKACIQLLGMTPDKDMEYFALFNAAECAYRLQRVKDGQAYLSKLMDNQLYFDSLSYLQLKVAEGYEIEEDLELAEATYQTVVEKSENPLALAEAYYRLGLTYQYDYDKLTDAKEYYDKAVKAQASSEPGRAALQHSSDIGKLERYSKARTLDTSATEEAINEVAQTQFLLAELFWFQLNKPDSAMAELRYLIDSFPTSESAPAAMISLAQMYRDHTLDTTSSDSVLRLMLATYPRSDDAPYALELLNLLGSPADTGYASHYILKAEYFIVDDFNLDSARAYYGQVIERFPDSKHATQARFNLIWLTEQYEHPGDSSLVFAYQEFLDSFPRSPMALDVQRWMGGLGRSAGRDRPIADRNNDDRQSPADTLRTDGVDLPPEDSIFTDRDRDDEVLDYGEQQFVNIYISPDKDTIILLNSQPVKIDKAFEFPADAYSIQQDEFRLYFQVLLDFTGKVLNHILKVPTINDELNDRASITVASMTFDPVKVSQQVFSVSVPKSSDDLGHWFVYEYRVKRPDFLK
- a CDS encoding dihydroorotate dehydrogenase — translated: MTPDLRITLAGVEFTNPIMTASGCCGYGEELARVFPLSKLGALVTKTITPLPRLGHPTPRTAETPSGMLNAIGLANVGIDAFITDKIPFLQKQKTKTIVNVGGATVQEYVDLCARLNDFESVHMVELNLGCPNVNEGGMEFGADPKMTERTVAEVKKVFRRPVIAKLTPNVTSISQIALAAEQGGADILSIINSLVGTSIDINTWKPRLTFNRGGLTGPAIKPIALAMVDAVYRKCKLPIIGIGGITNANDVIEFLLCGASAVQVGTALFVEPDGPVTILRELTAYMKKRKLGTLNDLIGKVEKY
- a CDS encoding dihydroorotate dehydrogenase electron transfer subunit; the protein is MSKLTCESTPLVKSRDLKNTYYSYTFGPYPRIADCRPGQFIHLQLPTRDIYFRRPMSIASVDLKKKEVEIIFKIFGHGTSLLATHHVNESVNILGPLGVPFTLPRKNETAIMIAGGIGFPPLLFLAKDMIKRGHNPKLIEFFYGGRSSADIVERSRLRKLGVNFHPVTDDGSFGEEGFVTDSVARFLSRHKGTQNYRIYGCGPEAMLKATDTLGLTHTIPGQLSLEAPMPCGFGVCLGCVVPLRGGGHARVCVDGPVFEIGQVLL
- the pyrF gene encoding orotidine-5'-phosphate decarboxylase, translated to MSVVKDLQRIQQKNRSMICLGLDLDAKLMPGDYGASIKGMFEFAHRIIDATADLVCAYKPNLAFFEHHGSEGLSLLRLIVERIPPEIPVILDAKRGDIGNTAAHYAEFLFNYLKGHWVTINPYMGYDSMRPFLEYKDKGAFVLCLTSNPGSNDFQQLNVDGKPLYQVVAEKMSYWNKDQNCGLVVGATHPDQLRQIRTIAGDMPLLIPGVGAQGGSLEEAAILGTDGFRKTAIINVSRSVLYASSENDFAQKARSELSILNTTIYKLRQGHPTDVEESAGQSASAPTSEPNQNQ